TTTACTACGGCAACGAGGCGCAACGCAAGAAGTACATCCCCAAGCTGGCGAGCGGCGAGTGGAAGGCGAGCTATTGCCTCACCGAGCCTGGCGCGGGCAGCGACGCCAACAGCGGGAAGACCAAGGCCACCTTGTCGCCGGATGGCAAGCACTACGTGATCAACGGCCAGAAGATGTGGATCACCAACGGCGGCTTCGCGGACATCTTCACCGTGTTCGCCAAGATCGATGATGATGAGAACCTCACGGCCTTCATCGTGGAGAAGGACTTCGGCGGGATCACGCTTAACCCGGAGGAGAAGAAGATGGGGATCAAGGGCAGCAGCACGCGCCAGGTGTTCTTCAACGACTGCAAGGTGCCCGTGGAGAACATGCTGAGCGATCGGCAGAACGGATTCAAGATCGCGGTGAACATCCTGAACATCGGCCGCATCAAGCTGGCCGGTGCCGCGCTGGGTGGCGCCAAGGCCACGGTGGATATGAGCGTGAAGTACGCCAATGAGCGCATGCAGTTCGGAAAGCCGATCAGCGCGTTCGGCGCGATCCGCCAGAAGCTCGCCGACCAGGCGACGTATTGCTACGTGGTGGAAAGCGCGACCTACCGCTGCAGCCAGGACATGGAGAATGCCATCGAGGCGTTGGAAGCGGCGGGCGCCGACCACGCGAAGGCCCTGCTGAAAGGCGTGGAGCAGTACGCGGCCGAAGCGGCCATCCTCAAAGTGGCAGGCAGCGAATGCCTCGACTATGTAGTGGACGAAGGCGTGCAGATCTATGGCGGCATGGGCTACAGCGCCGAGAGCCCCGTGGAGCGCGCCTACCGCGACAGCCGCATCAACCGGATCTTCGAGGGCACCAACGAGATCAACCGCATGCTCACGGTGGACATGCTGCTGAAGCGTGCCATGAAAGGCCAGTTGGACCTGATGGGTCCGGCGATGCAAGTGGCCAGCGAATTGATGGGCATTCCTGACTTCCCAGAGCCAGATGATTCATTGCTCGGCGACGAGAAGCGCATGGTGGCCAACTTCAAGAAGGCCGTGCTGATGGCCGCCGGTGGTGCTGCGCAGAAACTGGGAATGGAACTCGCGAAACACCAGGAGACGCTGATGCACATCGCCGACATGGTGATCGATACCTACCTGGCCGAGAGCACCTTGTTGCGCACGCTGAAGCTCGCAGAAATGAGGGGCATCGCCAATGCGCAGGAGCAGATCGCCATGTGCCAGCTCTACATCCATGATGCGGCCGACCGCATCCACAAGTGGGCGAAGGAAGCCGTGAACAACTTCGCCGAGGGCGATGAGCGCCAGGCGATGCTGATGGGTGCCAAGCGCTTCGCGAAGAGCACGAACCTGAATACGGCAGAGCTGCGGAAGGCGATCGCGAAGAAGATGATCGCGGAGGGGAAGTACTGCTACTGATGGTTGATTGGATCGGCGTCACCGTCCGATTCTTTCCTCGTGCTGCAGCCATTTGAGGTCGGCACGGCGTGAGGCATCGAACGCCATGTCAACCAAGGTTATATTGATGGATCGCGGCTCCGTTGCGTGTTTTGCTCGCACCAAACACGCAGCTATGAAGCTCTTTCCGCTCTCGACCGCCGCCTTGTTCGCATGCCTCGCGATCGAGGCCGCGCAAGCACAATGCTGGACCTCGGTATCGGCTGGCGGCTCGCATACGCTGGCCATCGATGCGAACGGAGGGCTTTGGGCCTGGGGGCTCAATGACTTCGGACAAGTAGGCGATGGCACCAATTCCACCCGTACGGCTCCAGTTCCGGTGGACACGGTGAACAGCTACACCTCCATATCCGCAGGGATCTTC
The DNA window shown above is from Flavobacteriales bacterium and carries:
- a CDS encoding acyl-CoA dehydrogenase family protein; protein product: MSTESKKALQGGEFLIRESAPQDIFIPEEFNEEQRMIAQSAREFLEQHVWTQLDRIDSLEEGLMPSLLDKAGELGLLGISVPEDLGGFGKDFVTTMLVTEVTGAGHSFSVAIAAHTGIGTLPILYYGNEAQRKKYIPKLASGEWKASYCLTEPGAGSDANSGKTKATLSPDGKHYVINGQKMWITNGGFADIFTVFAKIDDDENLTAFIVEKDFGGITLNPEEKKMGIKGSSTRQVFFNDCKVPVENMLSDRQNGFKIAVNILNIGRIKLAGAALGGAKATVDMSVKYANERMQFGKPISAFGAIRQKLADQATYCYVVESATYRCSQDMENAIEALEAAGADHAKALLKGVEQYAAEAAILKVAGSECLDYVVDEGVQIYGGMGYSAESPVERAYRDSRINRIFEGTNEINRMLTVDMLLKRAMKGQLDLMGPAMQVASELMGIPDFPEPDDSLLGDEKRMVANFKKAVLMAAGGAAQKLGMELAKHQETLMHIADMVIDTYLAESTLLRTLKLAEMRGIANAQEQIAMCQLYIHDAADRIHKWAKEAVNNFAEGDERQAMLMGAKRFAKSTNLNTAELRKAIAKKMIAEGKYCY